The following are from one region of the Geothermobacter ehrlichii genome:
- a CDS encoding sensor histidine kinase, whose protein sequence is MNSLSMRERMRDISGKFRWQPGVRQEVASLLLALVLPSVLAATLMLGSFFQHQQLRQQQKNLVAVADSVSRILSAKLSADSLDRNAMEGTLKTLLEPWGDIAVLRHWRYETGNRKILSADRRESFGSVLTGMVPESRLRYNPWPLRFGLSTEVELVVAVPLLHGGVPAQRLLLTFSLASTAKELAALQRTLFILAALYGLAVMGILYLVLGKRIVRPLRALQTRLVDVSRAGGAPLHLDGPREIADLARSFNDMIKALAASEERLRANLQSLERSNAELRQAREELIRSERLSAVGHLAAGMAHEIGNPLGAVIGYLDVLSSERLPESSHGMVEAALKECARIDRLVRELLEFARPEADADLQCRLSDVVGEALDFLGNQGALKGIELSVDCRDDTPVRGSFHRLLQVAVNLLLNARDACEDRGRIEVRTGRREKEAFFEIRDSGSGIDPDQRKHIFDPFFTTKQPGRGWGLGLSICHRIVDQYGGRIEVESAVGQGSRFRVFLPAAADEGVE, encoded by the coding sequence ATGAATTCATTGTCCATGCGGGAGCGGATGCGCGACATCTCTGGCAAGTTCAGATGGCAGCCCGGTGTGCGTCAGGAAGTCGCCAGTTTGCTGCTGGCTCTCGTTCTTCCGTCAGTTCTGGCCGCGACCCTGATGCTGGGCAGTTTTTTTCAGCACCAGCAGCTTCGCCAGCAGCAGAAAAACCTGGTGGCGGTTGCCGATTCGGTCAGCCGCATCCTGTCGGCGAAGCTGTCTGCCGACAGTCTGGACCGGAATGCGATGGAAGGGACGCTGAAGACCCTTCTGGAGCCCTGGGGTGATATCGCGGTTCTGCGCCACTGGCGGTACGAAACCGGGAATCGGAAGATTCTCTCTGCCGACCGCAGGGAGTCTTTCGGTTCGGTACTGACCGGCATGGTGCCCGAAAGTCGTCTGCGCTACAACCCCTGGCCGCTCCGTTTCGGTTTGTCCACGGAGGTGGAGCTGGTTGTCGCCGTCCCTCTTTTGCATGGCGGGGTTCCGGCTCAGCGGTTGCTGCTGACATTTTCCCTGGCGTCGACAGCGAAAGAACTGGCGGCGCTGCAGCGAACTCTCTTTATTCTGGCCGCCCTCTACGGCCTGGCGGTCATGGGGATTCTCTACCTTGTTCTGGGCAAGAGAATCGTCAGGCCGCTGCGAGCCCTGCAAACCCGTCTGGTCGATGTGTCGCGAGCCGGCGGGGCACCGCTTCATCTCGACGGGCCACGGGAGATTGCGGATTTGGCGCGCAGCTTCAACGACATGATCAAGGCACTGGCGGCAAGCGAGGAACGTCTGCGGGCCAACCTGCAGTCCCTCGAGCGGTCGAACGCCGAGCTGCGGCAGGCGAGGGAGGAGCTGATTCGCAGCGAAAGGCTCTCCGCCGTGGGGCATCTTGCCGCCGGCATGGCCCATGAAATCGGTAATCCACTGGGTGCGGTCATCGGCTATCTCGACGTGCTTTCCTCGGAGCGGTTGCCGGAATCGTCGCACGGGATGGTCGAGGCGGCGCTGAAGGAATGCGCCCGTATCGATCGTCTGGTCAGGGAACTGCTCGAATTTGCGCGGCCGGAAGCGGACGCGGACCTGCAGTGCCGTCTGTCGGACGTGGTTGGGGAAGCTCTCGACTTTCTTGGCAACCAGGGCGCACTCAAGGGGATCGAGCTGTCCGTCGATTGTCGGGATGACACGCCGGTTCGCGGCAGTTTTCACCGGCTGCTGCAGGTGGCGGTCAACCTGCTGCTGAACGCCCGGGATGCCTGCGAAGATCGCGGACGAATCGAAGTCAGAACCGGCAGGCGGGAAAAAGAGGCCTTTTTCGAAATCCGGGATTCGGGTTCGGGGATTGATCCCGACCAGCGGAAGCATATTTTCGATCCATTCTTTACCACCAAGCAGCCCGGCCGGGGATGGGGACTCGGACTCAGCATCTGTCACCGGATTGTCGACCAGTACGGCGGCCGGATCGAAGTCGAATCGGCTGTCGGACAGGGAAGCCGGTTCAGGGTTTTCTTGCCGGCGGCTGCGGATGAAGGGGTGGAATGA
- a CDS encoding type IV pilus modification PilV family protein produces the protein MEIETRDDEMKKMTGTQEARRRPAGGDRGFTLIELMVAMVIFLIVSMGALPLMISNMHLNQRNAMRNVAIEVAGRWVEWLHSQKWRPTDTADLNVPDVAATADTIDPRFSYAINCNEVVNDRRYDCRVTVTWNYRGQAYSYAVDTIVVE, from the coding sequence ATGGAGATCGAGACGAGAGACGACGAAATGAAGAAGATGACTGGCACGCAAGAGGCGCGGCGAAGACCGGCCGGAGGAGATCGGGGTTTTACCCTGATCGAACTCATGGTGGCCATGGTGATCTTTCTGATCGTATCCATGGGAGCCTTGCCGCTGATGATTTCGAACATGCATCTCAATCAGCGCAACGCCATGCGCAACGTGGCCATCGAGGTGGCCGGCAGGTGGGTCGAATGGCTGCACAGCCAGAAGTGGCGCCCCACGGATACGGCCGACCTGAACGTTCCCGACGTGGCGGCGACGGCGGATACCATCGATCCCCGGTTTTCTTATGCCATTAATTGCAATGAAGTCGTCAATGACAGGCGGTATGACTGCCGGGTTACTGTAACCTGGAACTACAGAGGACAGGCCTACAGCTATGCGGTTGATACCATTGTTGTCGAATGA
- a CDS encoding nucleotidyltransferase domain-containing protein, with product MHEDLKQRLVEKLRQIDPHKIILFGSHARGPAGPESDIDLPVVTEDDSLPRSSAEKNAIYLRFAGVIAELEKEMPIDLIAHAKTMHRKFVAMGSQSSRTIVSQGESLHEKTL from the coding sequence ATGCATGAGGATCTCAAGCAACGACTTGTCGAAAAATTGCGGCAGATCGATCCTCACAAAATCATTCTGTTTGGGTCGCATGCTCGCGGTCCGGCGGGACCGGAAAGCGATATCGACCTGCCCGTCGTGACCGAGGACGACTCCCTGCCACGTTCCTCTGCCGAAAAAAACGCCATCTACCTGCGCTTTGCCGGCGTCATTGCCGAACTGGAAAAAGAGATGCCCATCGACCTGATTGCCCACGCCAAAACCATGCACCGAAAATTCGTGGCCATGGGCAGTCAGTCTTCCCGGACGATCGTCAGCCAGGGAGAGTCCCTTCATGAAAAGACTCTCTGA
- a CDS encoding sigma-54-dependent transcriptional regulator, translating into MMRVLVVDDDSGMRQMLRLMLEKNGYEVEEAGDGREAIALLAQRRCPLVLCDVRMPDVDGLAFLDLLEQEEVSATVIMMSAYGSIETAIECLKRGAYDYISKPFKTDEVVLTLKKAEERLRLLRENALLRAQISAPRLPDIIYRSRTMAELMDLVRRAAASDSPVLVTGETGTGKELVARALHDAGPRREGPFVPVNCSAIASGLLESELFGHARGAFTGADRARDGLFLAADGGTLFLDEIGELPLELQPKLLRVLQEKEVRRVGDAKARPVNVRVVAATARNLWKEVEAGRFRDDLYFRLAVVELAIPPLRERPDDIPVLARFFLERHAAREGRPTPELTGDAMALLQSYSWPGNVRELENFMARILIFCRGSRIGRDDMPWDLRRSDRSRENDFSLKKATERLEKEYIRKALAATGGNRTKAARLLEISLRALMYKIKDHGLGGDEKNAS; encoded by the coding sequence ATGATGCGCGTGTTGGTGGTTGATGATGATTCGGGCATGCGCCAGATGCTGCGGCTCATGCTTGAAAAGAACGGCTATGAAGTCGAAGAAGCCGGTGACGGGCGCGAGGCGATCGCGCTGCTGGCCCAAAGGCGTTGCCCGCTTGTTCTCTGCGATGTGCGCATGCCGGATGTCGATGGCCTGGCGTTTCTCGATCTTCTCGAACAGGAAGAAGTGAGCGCCACCGTCATCATGATGAGCGCCTACGGCAGCATCGAGACGGCTATCGAGTGCCTCAAGCGCGGCGCCTACGATTACATTTCCAAACCGTTCAAGACCGACGAGGTCGTTCTCACCCTGAAGAAGGCCGAAGAACGGCTGCGCCTGCTGCGTGAAAACGCGCTGCTCAGGGCACAGATTTCGGCACCCAGGCTGCCCGACATCATCTACAGAAGCCGGACAATGGCCGAACTGATGGATCTGGTGCGCAGGGCCGCCGCCAGCGACAGTCCGGTACTGGTGACCGGAGAGACCGGGACCGGCAAGGAGCTCGTGGCCCGCGCTCTTCATGATGCCGGCCCCCGGCGCGAGGGTCCTTTCGTGCCGGTCAACTGCAGCGCCATCGCTTCGGGACTGCTCGAAAGCGAGCTGTTCGGCCATGCCAGGGGAGCCTTCACCGGTGCCGACCGTGCCCGGGACGGTCTTTTTCTTGCGGCGGATGGAGGAACGCTCTTTCTCGACGAGATCGGGGAATTGCCTCTCGAGCTCCAGCCCAAGCTTCTGCGTGTTCTGCAGGAAAAAGAGGTACGACGGGTGGGGGATGCAAAGGCCCGGCCGGTGAACGTCAGGGTTGTCGCCGCCACGGCCAGGAATCTGTGGAAGGAAGTCGAGGCCGGGCGTTTTCGCGACGATCTCTATTTCCGGCTGGCGGTGGTCGAGCTGGCGATTCCACCACTACGGGAGCGGCCCGATGATATTCCGGTTTTGGCCCGATTCTTTCTCGAACGGCATGCCGCCAGGGAAGGCAGGCCGACGCCGGAGCTGACCGGGGACGCGATGGCCCTGCTGCAGAGCTACTCCTGGCCGGGCAATGTCAGGGAACTGGAGAATTTCATGGCCAGGATCCTGATTTTCTGCCGGGGAAGCAGGATCGGCAGGGACGACATGCCCTGGGATCTGCGGCGCAGCGATCGTTCCCGCGAGAACGACTTTTCGCTGAAGAAGGCGACGGAAAGGCTCGAAAAGGAGTACATTCGCAAGGCACTGGCCGCGACCGGCGGCAACCGGACGAAAGCGGCCAGGTTGCTTGAAATCAGCCTGCGGGCGCTGATGTACAAGATCAAGGATCATGGTCTGGGGGGGGATGAAAAGAATGCATCCTGA
- a CDS encoding DedA family protein, whose protein sequence is MEDWLKIFFRFLPEGGLYYLLIGLIALGESLVGIGLLLPGSTLCVFAGFLALHGKGEILPLIGVATLGAFCGDLISYLFGARFGGELLKHPLLNRRVDLVRKAEIFFAEHGGKSVLFGRFFGPIRGFVPFVAGGAGMSPALFTTFALVSALLWGLTYPGLGWLAGVSWQNVQRWTGRFSLLILAALLLTVLWAKLRRRRK, encoded by the coding sequence ATGGAAGACTGGCTGAAAATCTTTTTTCGGTTTCTTCCCGAAGGCGGCCTCTATTACCTGCTCATCGGCCTGATCGCCCTCGGTGAATCCCTGGTCGGGATCGGCCTGCTGCTGCCCGGCAGCACCCTCTGCGTCTTCGCCGGCTTTCTCGCCCTGCACGGCAAGGGAGAAATCCTCCCTCTCATCGGCGTCGCCACCCTGGGGGCCTTTTGTGGAGACCTCATCAGCTATCTGTTCGGCGCCCGTTTCGGCGGCGAGCTGCTGAAACATCCACTGCTGAACCGGAGAGTCGACCTGGTGCGCAAGGCCGAGATCTTTTTCGCCGAGCACGGCGGCAAGAGCGTCCTTTTCGGTCGCTTCTTCGGACCGATACGGGGATTCGTCCCCTTTGTCGCCGGCGGCGCCGGCATGTCACCGGCCCTGTTCACCACCTTCGCCCTCGTCAGTGCCCTGCTCTGGGGACTGACCTATCCCGGACTCGGCTGGCTGGCAGGAGTCAGCTGGCAGAATGTGCAGCGCTGGACCGGCCGATTCAGCCTGCTGATCCTGGCGGCGCTTCTGTTGACTGTTCTCTGGGCCAAGCTCCGCCGCAGGCGGAAATAG
- a CDS encoding ferredoxin — protein sequence MPRTPVVDQQCCISCEVCTQICPEVFRMEGEEEGHGHDHHDHKSEVYNPTGAPEEKIEQAMDACPAACIYWED from the coding sequence ATGCCACGCACCCCCGTCGTCGATCAGCAATGCTGTATCAGTTGCGAAGTCTGTACCCAGATCTGCCCGGAAGTCTTCCGCATGGAAGGCGAAGAGGAAGGACACGGACACGACCATCACGATCACAAATCAGAGGTCTACAATCCGACCGGAGCGCCGGAGGAGAAGATCGAACAGGCCATGGACGCCTGTCCCGCGGCCTGTATCTACTGGGAAGACTGA
- a CDS encoding prepilin-type N-terminal cleavage/methylation domain-containing protein, with product MKWTRPESSQAGFSLIEVMIALCIMGILAAFMFPAFWEFQKQGLREICKNDLYDRAERLKIFVGDEIKMAGFLVGRNFSTDLSIGGNTYPTSIVVTDNDNADDEISFIKGEESFPPIFVLDTLAGPPVQVRTCVAQDSLAGLSSNDKRARLGLEGGTVHDRIAFANQKRIYQIFDDVNDGVSFGAVVTAGNAPCNKTFDTQLVTISLTTSLIDDVPEGTEIFPVRVRRFHIVKSGSESQLRYSDLDQDEIIDRQVDGLQLQYLVDGNWVDAPGATEDIRAVRFYLLVRALAPDQGLINTVDYSSQMGNAVSNTYGPYNDAFRRIVVVGEVEVKNYVTR from the coding sequence GTGAAGTGGACGCGGCCTGAGAGCTCGCAGGCGGGATTCAGCCTGATCGAGGTGATGATCGCCCTGTGCATCATGGGCATTCTGGCCGCTTTCATGTTTCCCGCCTTCTGGGAGTTTCAGAAGCAGGGGTTGCGGGAAATCTGCAAGAACGACCTCTACGACCGGGCCGAACGGCTGAAGATCTTTGTTGGCGACGAAATCAAGATGGCCGGTTTTCTGGTCGGACGCAATTTTTCCACCGATCTCAGTATTGGCGGCAACACCTACCCGACCTCGATTGTCGTGACCGACAACGACAATGCCGACGACGAGATCTCCTTCATCAAGGGAGAGGAGAGTTTTCCGCCGATCTTCGTGCTCGACACGCTGGCCGGGCCGCCGGTCCAGGTTCGCACCTGCGTCGCCCAGGATTCGCTGGCCGGCCTGAGTTCGAATGACAAGAGGGCACGGCTGGGGCTGGAGGGCGGTACGGTCCACGACCGGATCGCCTTTGCCAACCAGAAGCGGATCTACCAGATTTTCGACGACGTCAACGACGGTGTCAGTTTCGGGGCCGTGGTGACGGCCGGCAATGCTCCCTGCAACAAGACGTTCGACACACAGCTCGTCACCATCAGCCTGACAACCTCCCTGATCGACGATGTGCCGGAAGGGACCGAAATCTTTCCGGTGCGGGTGCGCAGGTTCCATATCGTGAAATCGGGGAGCGAAAGCCAGTTGCGTTACAGTGATCTCGACCAGGACGAGATCATCGATCGTCAGGTCGACGGCCTGCAGCTGCAGTATCTGGTCGACGGCAACTGGGTCGATGCCCCGGGCGCGACCGAGGACATCCGTGCCGTGCGGTTCTATCTGCTGGTGCGGGCGCTGGCCCCCGACCAGGGGTTGATCAACACCGTCGACTATTCCTCACAGATGGGTAACGCTGTGTCCAATACCTATGGACCTTACAACGATGCATTCCGGCGGATCGTCGTCGTCGGTGAAGTCGAGGTGAAGAACTATGTTACGCGATGA
- a CDS encoding PilC/PilY family type IV pilus protein, with the protein MKGIGKFLALIVVILAMAASPARAAKMSFPAGSLIVPMDPCWQPNNDPNLNAVFRSTGCDADLNDNGLYQAYGMIYEILRSGAKVAWVVRPDKVTPDDVDFTIAGQPDLTTGDIIPPVKKVDRTKTDPANWPDIDPPARTLSWTDNAGTSVTENFDAHVIDYRGGPFVIHKKFLTTEVLQIVNAFADVKVHSANVSFSAPIDKVLDKVPPKLAILGSGKVDILRSYLQAAGLLGLETLVFNEVTVPEIIEDVLTTPDADGNTYSLFWAPHWVIMDEINGPVTLSDGTVLTADEARVQVLQKLRAFMEAGNSAFLECASIESIEGSEDMEKSGGGVDDASIDAQGGWVTDKAKPGPRLYTDGGLMDPDQIIYDKPSGFLTQCAGWIYTPQGGHVHNFKPHANVGGLYNNTVERFAHDPDGAGGQGYDYYVGGRINGSPSQGYVTYLAGHRYLECNNTWTPPGGTTTTVATAPTKRIFDLVIDEPLDPADQVVLSFYYSGSPTAIDVTMSPDGSLNFADEDGVLLSDLDQWVSSQTAGKTHLEGIALSNLSPLEQTIEKVVVTWPSSGVASSCTPSGTYSAVLKSESKQKDKTLCVNTPPGTVCDPGPPLHLKDYHKDKKWDKTPPQLEVTVTENTDVFQFGFRVNGSVTPLSFELDLSAEFKPAATGNYDIKRSDTIDLKDASGQAILYVKLDKVSYKFNSDGSFDKVVIKFKEISRANGYTGDVDLDDMVVDWSCVNVVAVPGYTLYENGTAVASGENGAADTGINLTLGAVSTGSGSTDPATSPTIDPSYISYCDIKKNNTCGTRFVLNTVLGLQFTVITSTYVQSSPIIDGSLAFQGSYEFPTYRGHFQAIDISSNWDAASAIVWDAAEVMPPAGTGNPATISSSPASRYIFTNNGTTKVGFDINAATKTTDYLHLQMGLATIEETQAWINTVRGRDKATPLLVAGEGERPNRLWGIRTSTPAIVGSSSLIQDEHRDRIAYVGGDDGMLHAFYAGSYDSTTGKYTAGTGKEIWAYIPSTLLPFLQQQDYVDPNKEPVVSVSGSPAVRDVLMPIKDANGNVVGTEYRTILIATATVAKENRGLIFALDVTDPYTPKVLWETDLSPYNVGDAKGVALGKVRLGDSIGNWVFLTANYHQPLDANGNVDTNNGSYGINLLALDVFTGQFIWQWHDNYPVNGNVSATPAPPSLLDYDNNGVVDYIVFGDLAGRLWQIPSRGPEKYQEYDPDTQSMVWKTKSISPAYAITDANGTLLGVPIGAPVALYGKTAIFGTGGTDFAPDNMQYGLYAVKLHDPPGGSLLWKAESIDAVGTGNFLAMGEKIWGAPTIDGQGRIYIATGKGYREQDQDAASTIDKNTQSTGRVMVLSSKGKLLGSVTTESAAVGSVEIVEGGAVATDFSGNMLRLGNPTAVGDYKGIRVKVFSWRLR; encoded by the coding sequence ATGAAAGGGATCGGTAAATTTCTGGCTCTGATCGTGGTCATCCTGGCCATGGCGGCATCACCGGCCCGGGCGGCCAAGATGAGTTTTCCGGCCGGATCGCTCATTGTGCCCATGGACCCCTGTTGGCAGCCGAACAACGACCCCAATCTCAACGCTGTCTTCCGGTCGACGGGCTGTGACGCGGACCTGAACGACAATGGACTGTACCAGGCCTACGGCATGATCTACGAGATTCTGCGCAGCGGCGCCAAGGTGGCCTGGGTGGTGCGTCCCGACAAGGTGACGCCGGACGACGTCGACTTCACCATCGCCGGCCAGCCCGACCTGACGACCGGCGACATCATTCCGCCGGTGAAGAAGGTGGACCGGACCAAGACCGACCCGGCCAACTGGCCGGATATCGATCCGCCCGCGCGAACCCTCAGCTGGACGGACAACGCCGGCACCAGCGTCACCGAGAATTTCGACGCCCATGTCATCGATTACCGGGGCGGTCCCTTCGTCATCCACAAGAAGTTTCTTACCACCGAAGTGTTGCAGATCGTCAACGCCTTCGCCGACGTCAAGGTGCATTCGGCCAATGTCAGCTTCTCGGCCCCGATCGACAAGGTGCTCGACAAGGTGCCGCCCAAGCTCGCCATTCTCGGTTCCGGCAAGGTCGATATTCTGCGTTCCTACCTGCAGGCGGCCGGCCTGCTCGGTCTCGAAACGCTGGTCTTCAACGAGGTGACGGTACCCGAAATCATCGAGGACGTTCTGACCACTCCCGATGCGGACGGCAACACTTACAGCCTCTTCTGGGCGCCGCACTGGGTCATCATGGACGAGATCAACGGCCCGGTCACCCTCTCGGACGGTACGGTTCTGACGGCCGATGAGGCGCGAGTTCAGGTGCTGCAGAAGCTGCGGGCCTTCATGGAGGCGGGCAACTCGGCCTTTCTTGAGTGTGCCTCCATCGAGAGTATCGAAGGCTCCGAGGACATGGAAAAATCGGGCGGTGGCGTCGACGATGCCTCCATCGACGCCCAGGGTGGCTGGGTGACCGACAAGGCCAAGCCAGGTCCGCGTCTCTACACCGACGGCGGACTGATGGACCCCGACCAGATCATCTACGACAAGCCGTCCGGCTTTTTGACCCAGTGCGCGGGCTGGATCTACACGCCCCAGGGCGGTCATGTCCACAATTTCAAGCCGCACGCCAACGTCGGCGGGCTCTACAACAACACGGTCGAGCGTTTTGCCCACGATCCGGACGGCGCCGGAGGGCAGGGGTACGACTACTACGTTGGCGGCCGGATCAACGGCAGCCCGTCCCAGGGGTACGTCACCTACCTGGCCGGTCACCGCTATCTGGAATGCAACAACACCTGGACGCCGCCGGGCGGGACCACGACGACCGTGGCGACGGCACCGACCAAGCGCATCTTCGACCTGGTCATCGACGAGCCTCTCGATCCGGCGGACCAGGTGGTGCTCAGTTTCTACTATTCCGGGTCGCCGACGGCGATCGACGTCACCATGAGTCCCGACGGTTCTCTCAACTTCGCCGACGAGGACGGGGTCCTGCTTTCCGACCTGGACCAGTGGGTTTCCAGCCAGACGGCCGGCAAGACCCATCTCGAAGGCATCGCCCTCAGCAACCTGTCGCCGCTGGAGCAGACCATCGAAAAGGTGGTGGTCACCTGGCCCTCTTCGGGGGTGGCGTCCTCCTGCACTCCCTCGGGCACCTACAGCGCGGTGCTGAAATCGGAATCGAAACAGAAAGACAAGACCCTGTGCGTCAATACCCCGCCGGGCACGGTGTGCGACCCGGGGCCCCCCCTCCACCTGAAGGATTATCACAAGGACAAGAAGTGGGACAAAACACCGCCTCAGCTGGAGGTGACGGTCACCGAGAACACAGATGTCTTCCAGTTCGGTTTTCGTGTCAACGGTTCCGTTACGCCGCTTTCGTTCGAGCTCGATCTGAGCGCGGAATTCAAGCCGGCGGCGACCGGCAACTATGACATCAAGCGGTCCGACACCATCGACCTGAAGGACGCCTCGGGGCAGGCCATTCTCTATGTCAAGCTCGACAAGGTTTCCTACAAGTTCAATTCGGACGGCAGCTTTGACAAGGTGGTCATCAAATTCAAGGAGATCTCCCGCGCCAACGGCTACACGGGGGATGTCGATCTTGACGACATGGTGGTGGACTGGAGCTGCGTGAATGTCGTGGCGGTGCCGGGCTACACGCTCTACGAGAACGGCACGGCGGTGGCATCCGGTGAAAACGGTGCCGCCGACACCGGCATCAACCTGACTTTGGGCGCGGTGTCCACCGGTTCCGGCAGCACGGATCCGGCGACGTCGCCCACCATCGATCCGTCCTACATCTCCTACTGCGATATCAAGAAGAACAACACCTGCGGTACGCGTTTCGTGCTGAACACGGTGCTGGGTCTGCAGTTCACGGTCATCACCAGCACCTACGTGCAGTCGTCGCCGATCATCGACGGTTCCCTGGCCTTCCAGGGGTCCTACGAGTTCCCGACCTACCGGGGGCATTTCCAGGCGATTGACATAAGCAGCAACTGGGATGCCGCCTCGGCCATAGTCTGGGACGCGGCCGAGGTCATGCCGCCGGCGGGCACCGGAAACCCGGCGACGATCAGTTCCTCGCCGGCCAGCCGCTACATCTTCACCAACAACGGCACGACGAAAGTGGGCTTTGACATCAACGCCGCGACCAAGACCACCGATTACCTGCACCTGCAGATGGGGCTGGCGACGATCGAGGAAACCCAGGCCTGGATCAACACGGTGCGCGGTCGGGACAAGGCGACGCCGTTACTGGTGGCCGGTGAAGGCGAGCGGCCGAACCGGCTCTGGGGCATCCGGACCTCGACGCCGGCCATTGTCGGTTCCTCGTCGCTGATCCAGGACGAGCATCGTGACCGCATTGCCTATGTCGGCGGCGACGACGGCATGCTGCACGCCTTCTACGCCGGCTCCTACGATTCCACTACCGGCAAGTACACCGCCGGTACCGGCAAGGAGATCTGGGCCTACATCCCCTCGACCCTGCTGCCTTTCCTGCAGCAGCAGGACTATGTCGATCCCAACAAGGAGCCGGTGGTGTCCGTTTCCGGTTCGCCGGCGGTGCGGGATGTCCTGATGCCGATCAAGGATGCCAACGGCAATGTCGTCGGCACCGAGTACCGGACCATCCTGATCGCCACCGCCACTGTGGCGAAGGAGAACCGTGGACTGATCTTTGCCCTCGATGTCACCGATCCCTACACTCCCAAGGTGCTCTGGGAGACCGATCTCTCCCCGTACAATGTCGGCGATGCCAAGGGAGTGGCTCTGGGCAAGGTGCGCCTGGGTGACAGTATCGGCAACTGGGTTTTCCTGACCGCCAATTACCATCAGCCCCTCGATGCCAACGGCAACGTCGACACCAACAACGGTTCCTACGGCATCAACCTGCTGGCGCTCGACGTCTTTACCGGCCAGTTTATCTGGCAGTGGCACGACAACTATCCCGTCAACGGCAACGTTTCGGCCACGCCGGCGCCGCCGAGCCTGCTCGATTACGACAACAACGGCGTGGTCGACTACATCGTTTTCGGCGACCTGGCCGGTCGGCTGTGGCAGATTCCTTCCCGGGGACCCGAGAAGTACCAGGAATACGACCCGGATACCCAGAGCATGGTCTGGAAGACCAAGTCCATTTCGCCCGCCTATGCAATCACGGATGCCAACGGCACTCTTCTTGGTGTGCCCATCGGCGCGCCGGTGGCTCTCTACGGCAAGACCGCCATTTTCGGTACCGGCGGTACCGATTTCGCGCCGGACAACATGCAGTACGGCCTCTATGCCGTCAAGCTGCACGATCCGCCGGGAGGCAGCCTGCTGTGGAAGGCGGAGAGCATCGACGCCGTCGGCACCGGCAACTTCCTGGCCATGGGTGAAAAGATCTGGGGCGCGCCTACCATCGATGGCCAGGGCCGGATCTACATTGCCACCGGCAAGGGCTACAGAGAGCAGGACCAGGATGCGGCCAGCACCATCGACAAAAACACCCAGAGTACGGGGCGGGTGATGGTGCTCAGCTCCAAGGGCAAGCTTCTCGGTTCGGTGACCACGGAAAGCGCGGCCGTCGGTTCGGTCGAGATCGTCGAGGGCGGAGCCGTGGCCACCGACTTCTCGGGCAACATGCTGCGTCTGGGCAATCCCACGGCCGTTGGTGACTACAAGGGGATTCGCGTCAAGGTCTTTTCCTGGAGGTTGCGGTGA
- a CDS encoding pilus assembly PilX family protein, translated as MLRDDRGIALVTVIMMTACIMAIVTLVAYKVLRSTTDSVAVKSKAQTYHNANAGLENARLILNDQYKSSEFWHYFLDPDSDPNYSGPATDPDQNKNLFLRATGLVPANFGNDPDLSIDVFVKDNDDGDGTNAVDTDQLILVNVRAQRTDGAVTMIESRLLFDDSEDSYSQAGGGPGKEHYRNVSGIGDAANLGTSTESFKLGD; from the coding sequence ATGTTACGCGATGACAGGGGAATCGCCCTGGTGACCGTGATCATGATGACAGCCTGCATCATGGCCATCGTCACCCTGGTCGCCTACAAGGTGCTGAGGTCGACGACCGACAGTGTCGCCGTCAAGAGCAAGGCGCAGACTTATCATAATGCCAACGCCGGGCTCGAAAATGCCCGGCTGATACTGAACGACCAGTACAAGTCCAGCGAATTCTGGCACTATTTTCTCGACCCGGACAGCGATCCGAACTACAGCGGACCGGCAACCGACCCGGACCAGAACAAGAACCTCTTTCTTCGGGCCACCGGCCTGGTTCCGGCCAACTTCGGCAACGATCCCGATCTGAGCATCGACGTGTTCGTCAAGGACAACGACGACGGGGACGGGACCAACGCCGTCGATACCGACCAGCTGATTCTGGTCAATGTCAGGGCGCAGCGGACCGACGGTGCCGTGACCATGATCGAAAGCCGCCTGCTCTTCGACGACAGCGAGGATTCCTACAGCCAGGCGGGCGGCGGTCCTGGGAAGGAACACTACCGCAACGTCAGTGGTATCGGCGACGCGGCAAATCTGGGTACGAGCACCGAATCGTTCAAGCTGGGCGATTGA